A genomic segment from uncultured Alistipes sp. encodes:
- a CDS encoding ORF6N domain-containing protein yields MELQTIQSKIYEIRGQRVMLDRDLAELYQVTTSALNQAVKRNIKRFPPDFMFQLTHQEFANLKSQIVTSSWGGVRKMPYAFTEQGVAMLSGLLNSDIAINANIAIMRAFVAMRNYITTTTQITAELAEIRAKLALLERADEDNAEAVNDLSEDMRRELDNIYQAIAALSVKTPSIDTPRRPIGYKQTPPEETK; encoded by the coding sequence ATGGAACTGCAAACCATCCAAAGCAAGATTTACGAAATACGGGGTCAGCGCGTCATGCTAGACCGAGATTTGGCCGAGTTGTACCAAGTTACAACGAGCGCACTGAACCAGGCCGTAAAACGAAACATAAAACGATTTCCGCCCGACTTCATGTTTCAGCTTACCCATCAGGAATTTGCAAACTTGAAATCACAAATTGTGACATCAAGTTGGGGCGGAGTTCGTAAAATGCCCTATGCCTTTACGGAGCAGGGCGTAGCAATGTTGTCCGGATTGCTAAACAGCGACATTGCCATAAACGCAAATATCGCCATTATGCGGGCATTCGTGGCGATGCGCAACTACATAACTACAACCACACAGATAACGGCAGAATTGGCCGAAATTAGGGCAAAGTTGGCATTGTTGGAGCGAGCCGATGAAGACAATGCCGAGGCCGTGAATGATCTGTCGGAGGATATGCGCCGGGAACTCGACAACATCTACCAGGCAATCGCCGCCCTGTCGGTCAAAACTCCGTCCATTGACACACCCCGCAGGCCGATCGGATACAAACAGACACCCCCGGAAGAGACGAAATAG
- a CDS encoding terminase small subunit — protein MGQGKPIYVSKVSAGQTISVPCERPLTLTGFCRFAEISRESFYNYEAKPEFSELLTFIREAIEADQLDGALVGVYDSSIVARVLRLADRKDITTNGQNLQPPGPVVTVTIDEAAASIIQSIGKQTIRE, from the coding sequence ATGGGCCAAGGCAAGCCTATCTATGTCAGCAAAGTGTCGGCCGGACAGACCATATCGGTCCCGTGTGAACGTCCGCTGACCCTTACGGGCTTTTGCCGGTTCGCGGAAATAAGCAGGGAGAGTTTCTACAACTACGAAGCAAAACCGGAATTTTCGGAGCTGCTGACCTTCATCCGAGAGGCTATCGAGGCCGACCAGCTCGATGGTGCTTTGGTCGGGGTATATGATTCGAGCATTGTCGCGCGGGTTCTCCGCCTGGCCGACCGCAAGGACATCACGACCAACGGGCAGAACCTTCAGCCGCCAGGTCCGGTTGTTACCGTGACGATTGACGAGGCCGCCGCCTCCATCATTCAGTCCATCGGGAAACAGACGATCCGGGAATAA
- a CDS encoding AAA family ATPase: MDMGFVDDVIMTKPETSKIDVSSFIIDLSEQVPDPQPIVRIWGNLIASRGNISTVVGLAKSRKTFLTAAVASGFLSSSDFLGFDTPATGKVVYVDTEQSRAHVHKVARRILRSIGLPTNRNHDQLVVVALRELTPDQRKDATGEILRRYKPDLLILDGVADLCNDPNDLHESEALTCELMRWSSEYDNHILCVLHSNPGGDKARGHLGSALLRKSETVMLVKADGDTSVVSPQYCRNEPFMEFAFRINADVLPELCSIPAPQPKENVFADVMEVGRVYAHSELVSLLVKQANVKEGSAKMKISRAVRAGIIVKNQVGGYYLLGSQIEVSQSELHDEPF, translated from the coding sequence ATGGATATGGGATTTGTGGATGACGTAATAATGACCAAACCGGAGACGTCGAAAATAGACGTATCGTCGTTTATTATCGATCTGTCCGAGCAAGTACCCGATCCGCAGCCGATCGTCCGAATTTGGGGTAATTTGATTGCCTCACGGGGTAATATATCCACTGTTGTAGGACTGGCCAAGAGTAGAAAGACCTTCTTGACCGCAGCTGTGGCCTCGGGATTCCTCTCCTCATCGGATTTTCTCGGATTTGACACTCCGGCTACGGGCAAGGTAGTGTATGTTGACACAGAACAGAGCAGGGCACACGTGCATAAGGTCGCACGGCGCATTCTGCGCAGCATCGGCCTGCCGACTAACCGCAATCATGACCAGCTTGTTGTGGTGGCTTTGCGGGAACTGACTCCCGACCAGCGCAAGGACGCTACGGGAGAAATCCTGCGGCGGTACAAGCCCGATCTGCTGATTCTCGACGGCGTAGCCGACCTTTGCAACGATCCGAACGATTTGCATGAATCCGAGGCCTTGACGTGCGAGTTGATGCGCTGGAGTTCGGAGTACGATAACCACATTCTTTGCGTGCTTCATAGCAACCCGGGCGGGGATAAAGCAAGAGGGCATCTTGGATCGGCTCTGCTGCGTAAGTCGGAGACGGTAATGTTGGTGAAGGCTGACGGTGACACCTCGGTCGTATCGCCCCAATACTGTCGTAACGAACCGTTCATGGAGTTCGCCTTCCGTATCAATGCGGATGTATTGCCTGAATTGTGCAGTATTCCTGCACCTCAACCGAAAGAGAATGTTTTTGCAGATGTCATGGAGGTCGGAAGGGTTTATGCGCATTCGGAACTGGTTAGTCTGCTTGTTAAGCAAGCAAATGTGAAAGAGGGTAGCGCAAAGATGAAGATATCCCGTGCAGTTAGGGCCGGAATAATCGTAAAGAATCAGGTCGGGGGTTACTATCTGTTAGGGTCGCAAATTGAGGTTTCACAATCCGAGTTGCACGATGAACCTTTCTAA
- a CDS encoding helix-turn-helix domain-containing protein translates to MDQKQQAPDVRGRRAGALSRVQYKGKEFYLNNNEFSVFSLLMCGGKLATFDIAERLNIPDPRSTIRYLRNMGIDVSDVWVHERARHGSNLQRFKRYFIHGGDASC, encoded by the coding sequence ATGGACCAGAAGCAGCAAGCCCCCGACGTCCGAGGCAGACGTGCAGGGGCATTATCCCGAGTGCAGTACAAAGGTAAGGAATTTTACCTGAATAACAATGAATTTAGCGTTTTTTCGCTGCTGATGTGCGGCGGCAAACTGGCTACATTCGACATTGCCGAGCGGTTGAATATCCCCGATCCGAGGAGCACGATCCGCTACCTGCGGAATATGGGGATCGACGTGTCGGATGTATGGGTCCACGAAAGGGCCCGCCACGGTAGTAATTTGCAGCGGTTCAAAAGATACTTTATCCACGGAGGGGATGCGTCATGCTGA
- a CDS encoding helix-turn-helix domain-containing protein, whose translation MGSINEMMALGNNFTVAIKLEDLVEFHREVLADVKKELEAQVVEEREERYLSIKQVCELLSIDASTLWRWRKRGYLVPVSIGGKRRYRLSEIKKILGSDMLNQ comes from the coding sequence ATGGGATCAATCAATGAAATGATGGCTTTGGGTAACAATTTTACCGTAGCCATTAAGTTGGAAGACCTTGTTGAATTTCACCGAGAGGTTCTTGCCGATGTTAAAAAGGAACTGGAAGCGCAAGTTGTTGAAGAGAGGGAGGAACGCTACCTGTCAATTAAGCAGGTATGTGAATTGCTCTCGATTGACGCCTCGACCTTGTGGCGTTGGCGGAAGCGGGGTTATCTGGTGCCCGTATCGATCGGAGGTAAGCGCCGCTACCGATTGAGCGAAATAAAAAAAATACTGGGCAGCGATATGTTGAATCAATAA
- a CDS encoding phage integrase SAM-like domain-containing protein — MASVTAFIRVSKKRIERATVRFRLRDGRNIQLFHASELEVNPSDWDATRQEIKAKVLYDAEKRAAFNKAVADRKNMMLEIYNAVSDKEGLTSELLDQEIDKRLHPDRYIVEQPRQTFFEAYEEFIEKRKLSDWRVRAIQVVIRALKRYELYARRTVDRRFTLDLDTVTPQVLGDFEEFLRNEHTFCEQYPEIYEAVPESRTPQPRGQNTINGILTKLRTFFIWANDVGKTTNNPFRNHHIEECVYGTPYYISIDERNKIYRTNLSRHPQLAVQRDVFVFQCLIGCRVGDLYKLTRENIIDGAVEYIPRKTKDGHPVTVRVPLNAIAREILAKYADYAGPPLFPLMAEQQYNKAIKRIFLAAGLKRRVTILNPLTREGEQRPIWEVASSHLARRAFVGNLYKQVKDPNLVGALSGHKEGSKAFARYREIDEEMKNELVKMLE; from the coding sequence ATGGCATCGGTTACGGCATTTATACGGGTATCGAAAAAGCGAATTGAACGGGCAACCGTTCGCTTCCGGCTTCGGGATGGGCGGAACATTCAACTGTTCCACGCCTCGGAGTTGGAGGTCAATCCTTCCGACTGGGACGCCACCCGGCAGGAAATCAAAGCAAAGGTATTGTATGATGCGGAGAAGCGTGCGGCCTTCAATAAGGCCGTGGCGGATCGTAAAAACATGATGCTGGAGATATATAACGCAGTATCTGACAAAGAGGGTCTAACCTCTGAATTGCTGGATCAGGAAATCGACAAACGGCTGCATCCCGATCGCTATATTGTCGAGCAGCCCCGGCAGACCTTTTTCGAGGCATATGAGGAGTTTATCGAGAAACGCAAACTGTCGGACTGGCGGGTTCGGGCTATTCAGGTCGTTATTCGGGCGTTGAAACGCTATGAACTGTATGCTCGTCGCACCGTAGATCGTCGGTTTACCCTTGACCTGGATACCGTAACGCCGCAGGTGCTGGGAGATTTTGAGGAGTTTCTACGCAATGAGCACACCTTCTGCGAGCAGTATCCCGAAATCTATGAAGCGGTTCCCGAGAGCCGGACACCCCAACCGAGGGGACAGAATACGATCAACGGAATACTTACGAAACTACGGACGTTCTTTATCTGGGCAAATGACGTTGGCAAAACAACTAACAACCCGTTTAGAAATCACCACATCGAGGAGTGTGTGTATGGAACACCCTATTATATTTCGATTGACGAGCGGAATAAAATCTACCGCACGAACCTCTCCCGGCATCCTCAGTTGGCTGTTCAACGGGATGTTTTCGTTTTTCAATGCTTAATAGGATGTCGGGTGGGTGATCTCTATAAACTGACCCGTGAAAACATCATCGACGGGGCGGTCGAGTATATTCCCCGCAAGACGAAAGACGGCCACCCGGTGACGGTTCGGGTTCCGTTGAATGCTATTGCCCGGGAGATATTGGCCAAATATGCCGATTACGCCGGACCTCCGTTATTCCCTTTGATGGCGGAGCAGCAATACAACAAGGCAATAAAGCGGATATTCCTTGCTGCCGGGTTGAAGCGTAGGGTTACGATACTCAATCCGCTAACTCGAGAGGGCGAACAGCGGCCTATTTGGGAGGTTGCATCCTCGCACCTGGCCCGCCGGGCATTTGTCGGCAATTTATACAAGCAGGTCAAAGACCCCAACCTGGTCGGGGCCTTATCAGGCCATAAGGAAGGCAGCAAGGCGTTCGCCCGATACCGTGAGATTGACGAGGAGATGAAAAATGAATTGGTGAAAATGCTGGAATAG